One part of the Pieris napi chromosome 4, ilPieNapi1.2, whole genome shotgun sequence genome encodes these proteins:
- the LOC125048570 gene encoding ubiquitin-like modifier-activating enzyme 1: protein MSSAEVADNSVDPPAKKRKLNKAEASCKSSAMANNGTRVEDEIDESLYSRQLYVLGHDAMRRMASSDVLISGLGGLGVEVAKNVILGGVKSVTLHDERTCKVSDLSSQFYLSEASIGQNRAVASCEQLAELNHYVPTTAYTEPLTEEFLQKFRVVVLTGATRAEQDRVAAITHANNIALIIADTRGLFSQVFCDFGPEFTVYDVTGENPVSAMVADITHEYEAVVTCLDDTRHGLEDGDYVTFSEVQGMTELNGCEPRKIKVMGPYTFSIGDTTTFSKYARGGIVTQVKMPKKLHFKPLSESLKEPEYLITDFAKMDYPQQLHVAFAALHKFEQAEGYTPKPWCDADASKFIDYVKNTLKDGKMFKDGEMEINTDLMEIFAKVSSGDLNPMNASIGGVVAQEVMKACSGKFHPIVQWLYLDAIECLPKDKSALTEENCKPTGSRYDGQVAVFGKDFQRRIGELKYFIVGAGAIGCELLKNFAMIGVGAAGGQVTLTDMDLIEKSNLNRQFLFRPHDVQKPKSSTAAKAVKKMNPSMNVLAQENRVCPETESVYDDAFFEALDGVANALDNLDARIYMDRRCVYYRKPLLESGTLGTKGNTQVVVPFLTESYSSSQDPPEKSIPICTLKNFPNAIEHTLQWARDEFEGLFRQAAEHAAQYLQDPHFLERSMKLPGTQPLDALESVRNAINDRPLNFDDCITWARLHWEAQYSNQIKQLLYNFPPDQVTTSGAPFWSGPKRCPAPLAFDSNDNLHLDYVIAAANLRAQVYGLPPCVDREHIAKVANSIQVPDFKPRSGIKIAVTDAQLQQNNDEMDQDRVKNIVADLPPPSKLGNLKITPLDFEKDDDSNFHMDFIVAASNLRAANYSIPPADRHRSKLIAGKIIPAIATTTSVVAGLVCLELYKLAQGFDSLDVFKNGFVNLALPFFGFSEPISAPTNKYYEKEWTLWDRFEIKGEVTLQEFIDYFKNTHKLEITMLSQGVCMLYSFFMPKAKRQERLNLPMSEVVTKVSKKKLEPHVKALVFELCCNDEQGEDIEVPYVKYTLP, encoded by the exons ATGTCTAGTGCTGAAGTCGCCGATAATTCCGTTGACCCCCCGGCGAAAAAGCGGAAGCTAAATAAAGCAGAAGCGAGTTGCAAATCATCAGCAATGGCGAACAATGGAACGCGTGTCGAAGATGAGATCGACGAGAGTTTGTATTCAAGGCAGCTGTACGTTCTCGGGCATGATGCAATGCGCCGCATGGCCTCTTCTGATGTCCTTATCTCGGGATTAGGGGGCTTAGGGGTTGAGGTTGCAAAAAATGTGATCCTTGGTGGAGTCAAATCTGTTACCCTTCATGATGAACGTACATGCAAAGTATCAGATTTGTCCTCACAGTTCTATCTTTCCGAGGCCTCAATTGGACAGAATAGGGCAGTGGCATCATGTGAACAGTTAGCTGAACTAAACCATTATGTGCCAACAACAGCATATACAGAGCCGCTTACTGAAGAATTCTTGCAAAAGTTTCGAGTTGTGGTGCTGACAGGTGCAACTCGAGCGGAGCAGGATCGTGTAGCTGCCATAACTCACGCGAACAATATTGCGTTAATTATCGCTGATACTAGGGGATTATTCTCACAAGTTTTCTGTGATTTTGGACCAGAATTTACCGTTTATGATGTTACGGGAGAAAATCCAGTGTCGGCCATGGTAGCTGACATAACCCATGAATATGAAGCTGTAGTCACCTGTCTGGATGACACCCGCCATGGTCTTGAGGATGGAGATTATGTCACCTTCAGTGAA GTTCAAGGAATGACAGAGTTAAATGGCTGTGAACCACGTAAAATTAAAGTCATGGGCCCATACACATTTAGCATTGGAGACACAACCACTTTTTCAAAATATGCTAGAGGTGGCATTGTAACTCAAGTTAAGATGCCCAAAAAACTTCATTTTAAACCACTTAGTGAATCTTTGAAGGAACCAGAATATCTAATTACTGATTTTGCTAAGATGGACTACCCTCAGCAGCTGCATGTGGCATTTGCTGCTTTACATAAGTTTGAACAAGCTGAAGGGTATACTCCGAAACCCTGGTGTGATGCCGATGCCTCCAAGTTTATtgattatgtcaaaaatactCTAAAGGATggtaaaatgtttaaagacGGTGAAATGGAGATTAATACAGACTTAATGGAAATATTTGCAAAG GTTTCTTCCGGTGATCTTAACCCAATGAATGCTTCTATTGGAGGTGTTGTGGCCCAAGAAGTAATGAAAGCATGTTCTGGAAAATTCCACCCCATTGTCCAGTGGTTGTACCTAGATGCTATTGAATGCCTTCCTAAAGATAAGTCTGCACTAACTGAGGAAAACTGTAAACCAACTGGGTCACGGTATGATGGTCAAGTTGCTGTATTTGGTAAAGACTTCCAAAGGAGGATTGGTGaactaaagtattttattgttg GCGCGGGCGCTATAGGATGTGAATTGTTGAAGAACTTTGCAATGATTGGTGTCGGAGCTGCTGGTGGTCAAGTTACTCTTACCGACATGGATCTCATTGAGAAATCAAACTTAAACCGACAGTTCCTTTTCAGGCCTCATGACGTACAGAAACCTAAGTCCAGTACTGCAGCTAAA GCTGTGAAGAAGATGAACCCATCAATGAATGTGTTAGCTCAAGAAAACAGAGTGTGCCCAGAGACTGAATCGGTGTACGATGATGCATTCTTCGAGGCCTTGGATGGAGTTGCCAATGCTTTAGATAATTTGGATGCTAGAATTTACATGGACAGACGATGTGTCTACTACAGGAAACCTTTGTTAGAGAGTGGAACTCTTGGTACTAAGGGAAATACACAG gtCGTAGTGCCCTTCTTAACGGAATCGTACAGCTCGTCTCAAGATCCCCCAGAGAAGAGTATTCCTATCTGTACTCTCAAGAATTTCCCGAATGCGATCGAACACACACTCCAGTGGGCTCGGGATGAGTTTGAAGGTCTGTTCCGCCAAGCGGCCGAACATGCCGCTCAGTACCTCCAGGATCCTCATTTCCTGGAGCGGAGTATGAAGCTTCCTGGTACACAGCCTCTCGATGCCTTGGAGAGTGTGCGA AATGCAATAAACGACCGACCCCTTAACTTCGACGACTGCATCACGTGGGCTCGTCTACACTGGGAAGCTCAGTATTCCAACCAAATCAAACAGCTCCTCTACAACTTTCCTCCAGACCAGGTCACCACCAGTGGAGCCCCATTCTGGTCCGGCCCCAAGAGATGTCCCGCTCCCCTGGCCTTCGACTCCAATGACAACCTCCACTTGGACTACGTAATCGCCGCTGCTAACTTGAGAGCCCAGGTTTATGGGTTGCCTCCTTGTGTAGACAGAGAGCATATTGCGAAGGTGGCTAATAGCATACAG GTACCAGATTTTAAGCCGCGCTCGGGCATCAAGATCGCAGTCACCGACGCTCAGCTGCAGCAGAACAACGACGAGATGGACCAAGACCGAGTGAAGAACATCGTGGCGGATCTCCCCCCTCCCTCGAAACTCGGAAACCTCAAGATAACTCCCCTGGACTTCGAAAAAGATGACGACTCCAACTTCCACATGGACTTCATCGTGGCCGCGTCGAACCTTCGAGCGGCCAACTACAGCATACCGCCGGCCGACAGACATCGCTCCAAGCTGATCGCCGGGAAGATCATCCCGGCCATCGCCACCACCACCTCGGTGGTCGCCGGCCTCGTCTGCCTCGAACTGTACAAGTTGGCCCAAGGGTTCGACTCGCTCGACGTCTTCAAGAACGGATTCGTCAATCTCGCGCTGCCCTTCTTCGGATTCTCGGAGCCGATCTCGGCCCCGACCAACAAATACTACGAGAAGGAGTGGACCCTCTGGGACCGCTTCGAAATCAAGGGCGAAGTGACGCTGCAAGAGTTCATCGACTACTTCAAGAACACGCACAAGCTGGAGATCACGATGCTGTCGCAAGGAGTGTGCATGCTGTACTCCTTCTTCATGCCGAAGGCCAAGCGCCAGGAGAGGCTGAACCTTCCCATGTCGGAGGTCGTGACGAAGGTCTCCAAGAAGAAGCTGGAGCCCCACGTGAAGGCCTTAGTGTTCGAACTGTGTTGTAACGACGAGCAGGGCGAGGACATCGAAGTGCCCTACGTGAAGTACACTCTGCCCTAA